A portion of the Euwallacea similis isolate ESF13 chromosome 8, ESF131.1, whole genome shotgun sequence genome contains these proteins:
- the kuz gene encoding disintegrin and metalloproteinase domain-containing protein 10 isoform X3, whose translation MFSGCPSILFTFFLLALHPTHSANHLNEYISHYEPLSYDTGAVHNAHLRSKRSLDSHVYLSFKAHQRNFRIRLKRDLDVFNDKLEVLDDKGQPIAADTSHIYTGQLLGEPDSKVFGSIIDGVFEGRILSPNGSFFVEKAHHYFPHKTHPKRTFHSVIYHEDHVHDPYEAVRQGHSAGCGINDDVLAWMDSIQNSERPEQPAAPQILEPVNPKLRKNLEQNKENNILLDKKFSKESEYQFPGSYEHRSSKYSKEANEGHSRVKRAARRDEHKNTCSLYIQTDPLIWRHIRETFPEHTDGRKEHEVNEKTREEILSLIAHHVTAVNYIYRDTKFDGRNEHRNIKFEVQRIKIDDDSSCGCTRHPCPDPNQFCLENIDVSNFLNIHSLGNHEDFCLAYVFTYRDFTGGTLGLAWVASASGASGGICEKYKTYTETIGGMYQSTKRSLNTGIITFVNYNSRVPPKVSQLTLAHEIGHNFGSPHDYPPECRPGGINGNYIMFASATSGDRPNNSKFSRCSIGNISNVLDAIDDNKKRNCFSASAGAFCGNKIVEAGEECDCGYDDNECMDKCCYPRVVNPEVRQRNPSATGCRRPVGTECSPSQGPCCNGDTCKFIPSYQSELCKPESDCSRTSYCNGRNAECPEPQPKPDKTKCNNGTQLCIKGECMGSICLEWNLQACSLTSQGHPNVDKRKLCELACQNGTDMCRSTSEFASKVGLPPGGISLRPGSPCDNFQGYCDVFLKCRAVDADGPLVRLMNLLLNRQTLQTVAQWITEFWWAVLLLGIAFIIFMGMFIKCCAVHTPSSNPKKPPARRIGDTLRRPMNTLRRMRYHHNTPSRPPAGPQVQGRSRPERSGRATSSQSGPRPGYGEGRGHYQAPKGKSSKTTAPPTAGNYQYAGAYEMRNKV comes from the exons CAAACCATTTGAACGAGTACATCAGCCACTATGAACCTCTCAGCTACGACACGGGAGCTGTCCATAATGCTCACTTGCGCAGTAAGCGGTCATTGGACAGTCACGTGTATTTGTCCTTTAAAGCACACCAGCGCAATTTCCGAATTCGGTTGAAACGGGATTTGGATGTGTTCAACGATAAGTTGGAAGTTTTAGATGATAAGGGTCAACCTATTGCTGCGGACACTTCGCATATTTATACTGGACAACTTTTAG gCGAACCAGACAGTAAGGTGTTCGGCTCAATTATTGATGGCGTTTTTGAGGGAAGGATTCTCTCTCCGAATGGCTcgttttttgtagagaaagcTCATCATTATTTCCCGCACAAAACGCACCCAAAGAGGACCTTTCATTCGGTGATTTACCACGAGGATCACGTGCACGATCCTTATGAAGCCGTTAGACAAG GTCATTCCGCCGGTTGCGGCATTAATGATGACGTCTTGGCGTGGATGGATTCAATCCAAAATTCAGAAAGGCCAGAGCAACCTGCTGCGCCTCAAATTCTTGAGCCAGTCAATCCGAAATTAAGAAAGAATCTcgaacaaaataaagaaaacaatattttattagataagaaattttcaaaggaGTCTGAATATCAATTTCCCGGAAGTTATGAGCACCGGTCCAGTAAGTATTCCAAAGAGGCGAACGAAGGGCATTCGAGGGTTAAAAGGGCTGCGCGGAGGGATGAACATAAAAATACCTGTTCCTTGTATATACAAACTGATCCTCTGATTTGGAGACATATTAGAGAGACTTTTCCAGAG CACACCGATGGCAGAAAGGAACATGAAGTAAACGAAAAAACCAGGGAGGAAATATTGTCTCTCATAGCCCACCATGTCACTGCCGTTAACTATATTTACAGAGATACAAAATTCGATGGGAGAAATGAGcatcgaaatattaaatttgaagtgcAAAGAATCAAG ATTGATGATGATTCCTCTTGCGGATGTACCAGACATCCTTGTCCGGATCCCAACCAATTTTGTCTGGAAAACATTGACGTTAGCAACTTTTTGAACATCCATTCTTTAGGGAATCATGAAGACTTTTGCCTTGCCTATGTGTTCACTTACAGGGATTTCACTGGTGGTACGTTGGGACTGGCTTGGGTTGCCAGTGCTTCAGGGGCTTCTGGTGGAATTTGTGAAAAGTATAAGACTTACACCGAGACAATAG gtggCATGTACCAATCAACAAAACGTTCTTTGAACACTGGTATCATAACTTTTGTAAACTACAACAGCAGAGTGCCACCCAAAGTGTCCCAGCTGACTCTTGCTCACGAAATAGGGCATAATTTCGGCTCACCT CACGATTATCCCCCCGAATGTCGTCCAGGAGGAATAAATGGAAACTACATTATGTTTGCATCAGCCACCAGCGGCGACAGGCCCAATAATAGCAAATTCTCCCGTTGCTCTATAGGAAATATTAGCAATGTGTTAGACGCAATTGATGAcaataaaaagagaaattgtttttctgcATCTGCGG GTGCATTTTGCGGTAATAAAATTGTGGAAGCCGGCGAGGAGTGTGACTGCGGATACGACGATAATGAGTGTATGGATAAATGTTGTTATCCCCGGGTGGTTAATCCCGAGGTTAGACAAAGAAATCCCTCCGCAACCGGTTGCAGAAGGCCAGTGGGTACTGAATGCAG TCCCAGCCAAGGACCATGCTGCAACGGTGATACTTGCAAGTTTATTCCCTCATATCAAAGCGAACTTTGCAAACCTGAGTCCGACTGTTCTCGCACCTCCTATTGCAACGGAAGGAACGCCGAATGCCCAGAACCGCAGCCCAAGCCCGACAAGACTAAATGCAATAACGGAACTCAGTTATGTATTAAA GGCGAATGTATGGGTTCCATATGTTTGGAATGGAACCTGCAAGCATGCTCTCTAACCTCGCAAGGTCACCCCAATGTAGACAAACGGAAACTCTGCGAGTTGGCTTGTCAGAATGGCACGGATATGTGCAGAAGTACCAGCGAATTTGCTAGTAAAGTGGGCCTGCCTCCTGGGGGGATAAGTTTGAGGCCTGGCTCTCCTTGTGATAATTTCCAG GGCTACTGCGACGTGTTCTTGAAATGTCGAGCTGTAGATGCGGACGGTCCACTAGTTCGTCTCATGAATCTTCTTTTGAATCGCCAGACTCTCCAGACAGTGGCCCAGTGGATCACCGAGTTCTGGTGGGCGGTTCTCTTATTGGGCATCGCCTTTATCATTTTCATGGGAATGTTCATCAAATGTTGTGCCGTGCACACGCCGTCATCTAATCCAAAGAAACCTCCAGCAAGGAGGATAGGGGACACGCTGCGGCGGCCCATGAATACTTTAAGAAGAATG AGATACCACCATAACACGCCTAGTCGTCCACCGGCCGGGCCGCAAGTTCAAGGTAGAAGTCGACCGGAACGGTCGGGGAGGGCAACATCTAGTCAAAGCGGGCCCAGACCCGGTTATGGGGAAGGACGGGGCCATTACCAGGCACCTAAAGGTAAAAGTAGTAAAA
- the kuz gene encoding disintegrin and metalloproteinase domain-containing protein 10 isoform X1: MFSGCPSILFTFFLLALHPTHSANHLNEYISHYEPLSYDTGAVHNAHLRSKRSLDSHVYLSFKAHQRNFRIRLKRDLDVFNDKLEVLDDKGQPIAADTSHIYTGQLLGEPDSKVFGSIIDGVFEGRILSPNGSFFVEKAHHYFPHKTHPKRTFHSVIYHEDHVHDPYEAVRQGHSAGCGINDDVLAWMDSIQNSERPEQPAAPQILEPVNPKLRKNLEQNKENNILLDKKFSKESEYQFPGSYEHRSSKYSKEANEGHSRVKRAARRDEHKNTCSLYIQTDPLIWRHIRETFPEHTDGRKEHEVNEKTREEILSLIAHHVTAVNYIYRDTKFDGRNEHRNIKFEVQRIKIDDDSSCGCTRHPCPDPNQFCLENIDVSNFLNIHSLGNHEDFCLAYVFTYRDFTGGTLGLAWVASASGASGGICEKYKTYTETIGGMYQSTKRSLNTGIITFVNYNSRVPPKVSQLTLAHEIGHNFGSPHDYPPECRPGGINGNYIMFASATSGDRPNNSKFSRCSIGNISNVLDAIDDNKKRNCFSASAGAFCGNKIVEAGEECDCGYDDNECMDKCCYPRVVNPEVRQRNPSATGCRRPVGTECSPSQGPCCNGDTCKFIPSYQSELCKPESDCSRTSYCNGRNAECPEPQPKPDKTKCNNGTQLCIKGECMGSICLEWNLQACSLTSQGHPNVDKRKLCELACQNGTDMCRSTSEFASKVGLPPGGISLRPGSPCDNFQGYCDVFLKCRAVDADGPLVRLMNLLLNRQTLQTVAQWITEFWWAVLLLGIAFIIFMGMFIKCCAVHTPSSNPKKPPARRIGDTLRRPMNTLRRMRYHHNTPSRPPAGPQVQGRSRPERSGRATSSQSGPRPGYGEGRGHYQAPKGKSSKNYTPLATAPPTAGNYQYAGAYEMRNKV; encoded by the exons CAAACCATTTGAACGAGTACATCAGCCACTATGAACCTCTCAGCTACGACACGGGAGCTGTCCATAATGCTCACTTGCGCAGTAAGCGGTCATTGGACAGTCACGTGTATTTGTCCTTTAAAGCACACCAGCGCAATTTCCGAATTCGGTTGAAACGGGATTTGGATGTGTTCAACGATAAGTTGGAAGTTTTAGATGATAAGGGTCAACCTATTGCTGCGGACACTTCGCATATTTATACTGGACAACTTTTAG gCGAACCAGACAGTAAGGTGTTCGGCTCAATTATTGATGGCGTTTTTGAGGGAAGGATTCTCTCTCCGAATGGCTcgttttttgtagagaaagcTCATCATTATTTCCCGCACAAAACGCACCCAAAGAGGACCTTTCATTCGGTGATTTACCACGAGGATCACGTGCACGATCCTTATGAAGCCGTTAGACAAG GTCATTCCGCCGGTTGCGGCATTAATGATGACGTCTTGGCGTGGATGGATTCAATCCAAAATTCAGAAAGGCCAGAGCAACCTGCTGCGCCTCAAATTCTTGAGCCAGTCAATCCGAAATTAAGAAAGAATCTcgaacaaaataaagaaaacaatattttattagataagaaattttcaaaggaGTCTGAATATCAATTTCCCGGAAGTTATGAGCACCGGTCCAGTAAGTATTCCAAAGAGGCGAACGAAGGGCATTCGAGGGTTAAAAGGGCTGCGCGGAGGGATGAACATAAAAATACCTGTTCCTTGTATATACAAACTGATCCTCTGATTTGGAGACATATTAGAGAGACTTTTCCAGAG CACACCGATGGCAGAAAGGAACATGAAGTAAACGAAAAAACCAGGGAGGAAATATTGTCTCTCATAGCCCACCATGTCACTGCCGTTAACTATATTTACAGAGATACAAAATTCGATGGGAGAAATGAGcatcgaaatattaaatttgaagtgcAAAGAATCAAG ATTGATGATGATTCCTCTTGCGGATGTACCAGACATCCTTGTCCGGATCCCAACCAATTTTGTCTGGAAAACATTGACGTTAGCAACTTTTTGAACATCCATTCTTTAGGGAATCATGAAGACTTTTGCCTTGCCTATGTGTTCACTTACAGGGATTTCACTGGTGGTACGTTGGGACTGGCTTGGGTTGCCAGTGCTTCAGGGGCTTCTGGTGGAATTTGTGAAAAGTATAAGACTTACACCGAGACAATAG gtggCATGTACCAATCAACAAAACGTTCTTTGAACACTGGTATCATAACTTTTGTAAACTACAACAGCAGAGTGCCACCCAAAGTGTCCCAGCTGACTCTTGCTCACGAAATAGGGCATAATTTCGGCTCACCT CACGATTATCCCCCCGAATGTCGTCCAGGAGGAATAAATGGAAACTACATTATGTTTGCATCAGCCACCAGCGGCGACAGGCCCAATAATAGCAAATTCTCCCGTTGCTCTATAGGAAATATTAGCAATGTGTTAGACGCAATTGATGAcaataaaaagagaaattgtttttctgcATCTGCGG GTGCATTTTGCGGTAATAAAATTGTGGAAGCCGGCGAGGAGTGTGACTGCGGATACGACGATAATGAGTGTATGGATAAATGTTGTTATCCCCGGGTGGTTAATCCCGAGGTTAGACAAAGAAATCCCTCCGCAACCGGTTGCAGAAGGCCAGTGGGTACTGAATGCAG TCCCAGCCAAGGACCATGCTGCAACGGTGATACTTGCAAGTTTATTCCCTCATATCAAAGCGAACTTTGCAAACCTGAGTCCGACTGTTCTCGCACCTCCTATTGCAACGGAAGGAACGCCGAATGCCCAGAACCGCAGCCCAAGCCCGACAAGACTAAATGCAATAACGGAACTCAGTTATGTATTAAA GGCGAATGTATGGGTTCCATATGTTTGGAATGGAACCTGCAAGCATGCTCTCTAACCTCGCAAGGTCACCCCAATGTAGACAAACGGAAACTCTGCGAGTTGGCTTGTCAGAATGGCACGGATATGTGCAGAAGTACCAGCGAATTTGCTAGTAAAGTGGGCCTGCCTCCTGGGGGGATAAGTTTGAGGCCTGGCTCTCCTTGTGATAATTTCCAG GGCTACTGCGACGTGTTCTTGAAATGTCGAGCTGTAGATGCGGACGGTCCACTAGTTCGTCTCATGAATCTTCTTTTGAATCGCCAGACTCTCCAGACAGTGGCCCAGTGGATCACCGAGTTCTGGTGGGCGGTTCTCTTATTGGGCATCGCCTTTATCATTTTCATGGGAATGTTCATCAAATGTTGTGCCGTGCACACGCCGTCATCTAATCCAAAGAAACCTCCAGCAAGGAGGATAGGGGACACGCTGCGGCGGCCCATGAATACTTTAAGAAGAATG AGATACCACCATAACACGCCTAGTCGTCCACCGGCCGGGCCGCAAGTTCAAGGTAGAAGTCGACCGGAACGGTCGGGGAGGGCAACATCTAGTCAAAGCGGGCCCAGACCCGGTTATGGGGAAGGACGGGGCCATTACCAGGCACCTAAAGGTAAAAGTAGTAAAA
- the kuz gene encoding disintegrin and metalloproteinase domain-containing protein 10 isoform X2, with product MFSGCPSILFTFFLLALHPTHSANHLNEYISHYEPLSYDTGAVHNAHLRSKRSLDSHVYLSFKAHQRNFRIRLKRDLDVFNDKLEVLDDKGQPIAADTSHIYTGQLLGEPDSKVFGSIIDGVFEGRILSPNGSFFVEKAHHYFPHKTHPKRTFHSVIYHEDHVHDPYEAVRQGHSAGCGINDDVLAWMDSIQNSERPEQPAAPQILEPVNPKLRKNLEQNKENNILLDKKFSKESEYQFPGSYEHRSSKYSKEANEGHSRVKRAARRDEHKNTCSLYIQTDPLIWRHIRETFPEHTDGRKEHEVNEKTREEILSLIAHHVTAVNYIYRDTKFDGRNEHRNIKFEVQRIKIDDDSSCGCTRHPCPDPNQFCLENIDVSNFLNIHSLGNHEDFCLAYVFTYRDFTGGTLGLAWVASASGASGGICEKYKTYTETIGGMYQSTKRSLNTGIITFVNYNSRVPPKVSQLTLAHEIGHNFGSPHDYPPECRPGGINGNYIMFASATSGDRPNNSKFSRCSIGNISNVLDAIDDNKKRNCFSASAGAFCGNKIVEAGEECDCGYDDNECMDKCCYPRVVNPEVRQRNPSATGCRRPVGTECSPSQGPCCNGDTCKFIPSYQSELCKPESDCSRTSYCNGRNAECPEPQPKPDKTKCNNGTQLCIKGECMGSICLEWNLQACSLTSQGHPNVDKRKLCELACQNGTDMCRSTSEFASKVGLPPGGISLRPGSPCDNFQGYCDVFLKCRAVDADGPLVRLMNLLLNRQTLQTVAQWITEFWWAVLLLGIAFIIFMGMFIKCCAVHTPSSNPKKPPARRIGDTLRRPMNTLRRMRYHHNTPSRPPAGPQVQGRSRPERSGRATSSQSGPRPGYGEGRGHYQAPKDYTPLATAPPTAGNYQYAGAYEMRNKV from the exons CAAACCATTTGAACGAGTACATCAGCCACTATGAACCTCTCAGCTACGACACGGGAGCTGTCCATAATGCTCACTTGCGCAGTAAGCGGTCATTGGACAGTCACGTGTATTTGTCCTTTAAAGCACACCAGCGCAATTTCCGAATTCGGTTGAAACGGGATTTGGATGTGTTCAACGATAAGTTGGAAGTTTTAGATGATAAGGGTCAACCTATTGCTGCGGACACTTCGCATATTTATACTGGACAACTTTTAG gCGAACCAGACAGTAAGGTGTTCGGCTCAATTATTGATGGCGTTTTTGAGGGAAGGATTCTCTCTCCGAATGGCTcgttttttgtagagaaagcTCATCATTATTTCCCGCACAAAACGCACCCAAAGAGGACCTTTCATTCGGTGATTTACCACGAGGATCACGTGCACGATCCTTATGAAGCCGTTAGACAAG GTCATTCCGCCGGTTGCGGCATTAATGATGACGTCTTGGCGTGGATGGATTCAATCCAAAATTCAGAAAGGCCAGAGCAACCTGCTGCGCCTCAAATTCTTGAGCCAGTCAATCCGAAATTAAGAAAGAATCTcgaacaaaataaagaaaacaatattttattagataagaaattttcaaaggaGTCTGAATATCAATTTCCCGGAAGTTATGAGCACCGGTCCAGTAAGTATTCCAAAGAGGCGAACGAAGGGCATTCGAGGGTTAAAAGGGCTGCGCGGAGGGATGAACATAAAAATACCTGTTCCTTGTATATACAAACTGATCCTCTGATTTGGAGACATATTAGAGAGACTTTTCCAGAG CACACCGATGGCAGAAAGGAACATGAAGTAAACGAAAAAACCAGGGAGGAAATATTGTCTCTCATAGCCCACCATGTCACTGCCGTTAACTATATTTACAGAGATACAAAATTCGATGGGAGAAATGAGcatcgaaatattaaatttgaagtgcAAAGAATCAAG ATTGATGATGATTCCTCTTGCGGATGTACCAGACATCCTTGTCCGGATCCCAACCAATTTTGTCTGGAAAACATTGACGTTAGCAACTTTTTGAACATCCATTCTTTAGGGAATCATGAAGACTTTTGCCTTGCCTATGTGTTCACTTACAGGGATTTCACTGGTGGTACGTTGGGACTGGCTTGGGTTGCCAGTGCTTCAGGGGCTTCTGGTGGAATTTGTGAAAAGTATAAGACTTACACCGAGACAATAG gtggCATGTACCAATCAACAAAACGTTCTTTGAACACTGGTATCATAACTTTTGTAAACTACAACAGCAGAGTGCCACCCAAAGTGTCCCAGCTGACTCTTGCTCACGAAATAGGGCATAATTTCGGCTCACCT CACGATTATCCCCCCGAATGTCGTCCAGGAGGAATAAATGGAAACTACATTATGTTTGCATCAGCCACCAGCGGCGACAGGCCCAATAATAGCAAATTCTCCCGTTGCTCTATAGGAAATATTAGCAATGTGTTAGACGCAATTGATGAcaataaaaagagaaattgtttttctgcATCTGCGG GTGCATTTTGCGGTAATAAAATTGTGGAAGCCGGCGAGGAGTGTGACTGCGGATACGACGATAATGAGTGTATGGATAAATGTTGTTATCCCCGGGTGGTTAATCCCGAGGTTAGACAAAGAAATCCCTCCGCAACCGGTTGCAGAAGGCCAGTGGGTACTGAATGCAG TCCCAGCCAAGGACCATGCTGCAACGGTGATACTTGCAAGTTTATTCCCTCATATCAAAGCGAACTTTGCAAACCTGAGTCCGACTGTTCTCGCACCTCCTATTGCAACGGAAGGAACGCCGAATGCCCAGAACCGCAGCCCAAGCCCGACAAGACTAAATGCAATAACGGAACTCAGTTATGTATTAAA GGCGAATGTATGGGTTCCATATGTTTGGAATGGAACCTGCAAGCATGCTCTCTAACCTCGCAAGGTCACCCCAATGTAGACAAACGGAAACTCTGCGAGTTGGCTTGTCAGAATGGCACGGATATGTGCAGAAGTACCAGCGAATTTGCTAGTAAAGTGGGCCTGCCTCCTGGGGGGATAAGTTTGAGGCCTGGCTCTCCTTGTGATAATTTCCAG GGCTACTGCGACGTGTTCTTGAAATGTCGAGCTGTAGATGCGGACGGTCCACTAGTTCGTCTCATGAATCTTCTTTTGAATCGCCAGACTCTCCAGACAGTGGCCCAGTGGATCACCGAGTTCTGGTGGGCGGTTCTCTTATTGGGCATCGCCTTTATCATTTTCATGGGAATGTTCATCAAATGTTGTGCCGTGCACACGCCGTCATCTAATCCAAAGAAACCTCCAGCAAGGAGGATAGGGGACACGCTGCGGCGGCCCATGAATACTTTAAGAAGAATG AGATACCACCATAACACGCCTAGTCGTCCACCGGCCGGGCCGCAAGTTCAAGGTAGAAGTCGACCGGAACGGTCGGGGAGGGCAACATCTAGTCAAAGCGGGCCCAGACCCGGTTATGGGGAAGGACGGGGCCATTACCAGGCACCTAAAG
- the kuz gene encoding disintegrin and metalloproteinase domain-containing protein 10 isoform X4: MFSGCPSILFTFFLLALHPTHSANHLNEYISHYEPLSYDTGAVHNAHLRSKRSLDSHVYLSFKAHQRNFRIRLKRDLDVFNDKLEVLDDKGQPIAADTSHIYTGQLLGEPDSKVFGSIIDGVFEGRILSPNGSFFVEKAHHYFPHKTHPKRTFHSVIYHEDHVHDPYEAVRQGHSAGCGINDDVLAWMDSIQNSERPEQPAAPQILEPVNPKLRKNLEQNKENNILLDKKFSKESEYQFPGSYEHRSSKYSKEANEGHSRVKRAARRDEHKNTCSLYIQTDPLIWRHIRETFPEHTDGRKEHEVNEKTREEILSLIAHHVTAVNYIYRDTKFDGRNEHRNIKFEVQRIKIDDDSSCGCTRHPCPDPNQFCLENIDVSNFLNIHSLGNHEDFCLAYVFTYRDFTGGTLGLAWVASASGASGGICEKYKTYTETIGGMYQSTKRSLNTGIITFVNYNSRVPPKVSQLTLAHEIGHNFGSPHDYPPECRPGGINGNYIMFASATSGDRPNNSKFSRCSIGNISNVLDAIDDNKKRNCFSASAGAFCGNKIVEAGEECDCGYDDNECMDKCCYPRVVNPEVRQRNPSATGCRRPVGTECSPSQGPCCNGDTCKFIPSYQSELCKPESDCSRTSYCNGRNAECPEPQPKPDKTKCNNGTQLCIKGECMGSICLEWNLQACSLTSQGHPNVDKRKLCELACQNGTDMCRSTSEFASKVGLPPGGISLRPGSPCDNFQGYCDVFLKCRAVDADGPLVRLMNLLLNRQTLQTVAQWITEFWWAVLLLGIAFIIFMGMFIKCCAVHTPSSNPKKPPARRIGDTLRRPMNTLRRMRYHHNTPSRPPAGPQVQGRSRPERSGRATSSQSGPRPGYGEGRGHYQAPKATAPPTAGNYQYAGAYEMRNKV, translated from the exons CAAACCATTTGAACGAGTACATCAGCCACTATGAACCTCTCAGCTACGACACGGGAGCTGTCCATAATGCTCACTTGCGCAGTAAGCGGTCATTGGACAGTCACGTGTATTTGTCCTTTAAAGCACACCAGCGCAATTTCCGAATTCGGTTGAAACGGGATTTGGATGTGTTCAACGATAAGTTGGAAGTTTTAGATGATAAGGGTCAACCTATTGCTGCGGACACTTCGCATATTTATACTGGACAACTTTTAG gCGAACCAGACAGTAAGGTGTTCGGCTCAATTATTGATGGCGTTTTTGAGGGAAGGATTCTCTCTCCGAATGGCTcgttttttgtagagaaagcTCATCATTATTTCCCGCACAAAACGCACCCAAAGAGGACCTTTCATTCGGTGATTTACCACGAGGATCACGTGCACGATCCTTATGAAGCCGTTAGACAAG GTCATTCCGCCGGTTGCGGCATTAATGATGACGTCTTGGCGTGGATGGATTCAATCCAAAATTCAGAAAGGCCAGAGCAACCTGCTGCGCCTCAAATTCTTGAGCCAGTCAATCCGAAATTAAGAAAGAATCTcgaacaaaataaagaaaacaatattttattagataagaaattttcaaaggaGTCTGAATATCAATTTCCCGGAAGTTATGAGCACCGGTCCAGTAAGTATTCCAAAGAGGCGAACGAAGGGCATTCGAGGGTTAAAAGGGCTGCGCGGAGGGATGAACATAAAAATACCTGTTCCTTGTATATACAAACTGATCCTCTGATTTGGAGACATATTAGAGAGACTTTTCCAGAG CACACCGATGGCAGAAAGGAACATGAAGTAAACGAAAAAACCAGGGAGGAAATATTGTCTCTCATAGCCCACCATGTCACTGCCGTTAACTATATTTACAGAGATACAAAATTCGATGGGAGAAATGAGcatcgaaatattaaatttgaagtgcAAAGAATCAAG ATTGATGATGATTCCTCTTGCGGATGTACCAGACATCCTTGTCCGGATCCCAACCAATTTTGTCTGGAAAACATTGACGTTAGCAACTTTTTGAACATCCATTCTTTAGGGAATCATGAAGACTTTTGCCTTGCCTATGTGTTCACTTACAGGGATTTCACTGGTGGTACGTTGGGACTGGCTTGGGTTGCCAGTGCTTCAGGGGCTTCTGGTGGAATTTGTGAAAAGTATAAGACTTACACCGAGACAATAG gtggCATGTACCAATCAACAAAACGTTCTTTGAACACTGGTATCATAACTTTTGTAAACTACAACAGCAGAGTGCCACCCAAAGTGTCCCAGCTGACTCTTGCTCACGAAATAGGGCATAATTTCGGCTCACCT CACGATTATCCCCCCGAATGTCGTCCAGGAGGAATAAATGGAAACTACATTATGTTTGCATCAGCCACCAGCGGCGACAGGCCCAATAATAGCAAATTCTCCCGTTGCTCTATAGGAAATATTAGCAATGTGTTAGACGCAATTGATGAcaataaaaagagaaattgtttttctgcATCTGCGG GTGCATTTTGCGGTAATAAAATTGTGGAAGCCGGCGAGGAGTGTGACTGCGGATACGACGATAATGAGTGTATGGATAAATGTTGTTATCCCCGGGTGGTTAATCCCGAGGTTAGACAAAGAAATCCCTCCGCAACCGGTTGCAGAAGGCCAGTGGGTACTGAATGCAG TCCCAGCCAAGGACCATGCTGCAACGGTGATACTTGCAAGTTTATTCCCTCATATCAAAGCGAACTTTGCAAACCTGAGTCCGACTGTTCTCGCACCTCCTATTGCAACGGAAGGAACGCCGAATGCCCAGAACCGCAGCCCAAGCCCGACAAGACTAAATGCAATAACGGAACTCAGTTATGTATTAAA GGCGAATGTATGGGTTCCATATGTTTGGAATGGAACCTGCAAGCATGCTCTCTAACCTCGCAAGGTCACCCCAATGTAGACAAACGGAAACTCTGCGAGTTGGCTTGTCAGAATGGCACGGATATGTGCAGAAGTACCAGCGAATTTGCTAGTAAAGTGGGCCTGCCTCCTGGGGGGATAAGTTTGAGGCCTGGCTCTCCTTGTGATAATTTCCAG GGCTACTGCGACGTGTTCTTGAAATGTCGAGCTGTAGATGCGGACGGTCCACTAGTTCGTCTCATGAATCTTCTTTTGAATCGCCAGACTCTCCAGACAGTGGCCCAGTGGATCACCGAGTTCTGGTGGGCGGTTCTCTTATTGGGCATCGCCTTTATCATTTTCATGGGAATGTTCATCAAATGTTGTGCCGTGCACACGCCGTCATCTAATCCAAAGAAACCTCCAGCAAGGAGGATAGGGGACACGCTGCGGCGGCCCATGAATACTTTAAGAAGAATG AGATACCACCATAACACGCCTAGTCGTCCACCGGCCGGGCCGCAAGTTCAAGGTAGAAGTCGACCGGAACGGTCGGGGAGGGCAACATCTAGTCAAAGCGGGCCCAGACCCGGTTATGGGGAAGGACGGGGCCATTACCAGGCACCTAAAG